The Herbiconiux sp. SALV-R1 nucleotide sequence GCCGCCGATCGCCGTGATGAGCAGGCCCGCGAGCATCGGCAGCAGCATGAAGCCCGACACCGTCGCGTTCACGCTGTTCACGATCTGCAGGAAGGTGGGCATGTAGCCGATCGCGCCGAACATCGCGATGCCGATGGCGAGGCCGGCGAGGGTGGTGAGCGTGAAGTTGCGGTTGGCGAACAGCGACAGCGGGATGACCGGCTCGGCGCTCTTGCGCTCCACCAGAACGAAGGCGAGGGCGGCGAGCACGGTGACGACGATCATGCCGATGATGACGGGGGAGTCCCAGTCGTACTCGGTGCCGCCCCAGGAGGCGGTGAGCACGAGGCCCGAGGCGGCGATCGCCAGGGTGATCATGCCGGCCACGTCGATGACGGGCCTCGGAGCATCCGGGAACTTCGGCAGCTTGATGAGCATGACGGCGAGCACGATCGCGGCGATGCCGAGCGGCACGTTGATCCAGAACGCCAGGCGCCAGCTCAGCACGTCGGTGAACAGGCCGCCGAGCAACGGGCCCGCCACCGAGGAGAGCCCGAACACGGCGCCGATGAAGCCCATGTACTTGCCGCGGTCGCGGGCGGGGATGACGTCGGCGATGATCGCCTGCGACAGGATCATCAGCCCGCCGCCGCCGAGGCCCTGCACGGCGCGGCCGGCGATGAGCCACTCCATCGAGTTCGCGAAGCCGCCGAGCACCGAGCCCAGCACGAAGACCGACAGGGCGAGCACGAACAGCGACTTGCGGCCCACCAGGTCGCCGAGCTTGCCGTAGACCGGCATCACGATGGTGGAGGCGAGGATGTAGGCGGTGGCCACCCACAGCATGTGATTCACCCCGTCGAGCTCGCCCACGATGGTGGGGAGGGCGGTGCCCAGGATGGTCTGGTCGAGCGCCGAGAGCAGCATCGCCACCATGAGCGCGCCGAAGATGAGGTTCACCCGGCGCTTGGTGAGCACGGGCGGCTGAGCGGATGCGCGGGCGGGCTCGGCGGGTGGCTCGCCGGTGCGGGTGGTCGGGTCGGTCGTCATGGCAGGGTCTCCGGGGAGGTCACGGCGAGCAGCAGCTCGCGGGCGGCGTCGATGTGATGGGTGAGAGGTCTGAGGTGGCCGCCTTCGCGGCTCCACGAGGTGGCGGCGAGCCGCAGCACGGCTCCGGTGAAGATGACGATCGCCCAGGCGCGATCCTCGCGCTCCGCGGCGGGCACGCGCCCCTCCTCGGCGAGCAGGCGCGCGACCTGCTCGACGAAGTCGGCCTCGATGGCGCCGATCGACTGGAAGTCCTTCGCCAGCAGCTGGGGGTTGTCGTGCACCAGTTCGCGTCGTTTGCGCTGCAGCTCGGGGTCTCCGACATCGACCAGCGCGATCTGGTCGCGCACCGCGTCGATCACGATCGCGACGATCGAGATCCCGGGTCGCCACTGCAGGTCGCTCAGGGAAGGCGGGGGTACGGCACGGGAGTTGCCGAGCACCGCATCCTCCTTGCCGGCGTAGTAGTTGAAGAAGGTGCGGCTCGTCACGTCGGCGCGGGCGCTGATGGCCTCGACGGTGGTCTCGGCGAGGCCCAGCTCGGCGGCCAGCTCGACCGCCGCCACCTCGATGGCACGCGCGGTCTCGCGCTTCTTGCGCTCGCGCAGGCCCGGCTCGGTGGTCACGGAGAAATTCTTGCACACCGCGAAACTTTTCGCAATGCGAAAGTTATCTGCCTGTCAGCTCACCGAGGAGTGCGCGGGCTACTTCGGTTCGTCGAGCGGCACGAGCCCCGTCGTGGTTCCCGCGATGGTGGCCAGGTGCTCGATCCACTCGCGGTTGAGGGTGGGTTCGCGGCTGCCGCGGAAGTGGAACTGCAGCGGGATCGACGGGTCGAGCCAGAGCGAGATGCGCCCCCCTCCGCTGTCGCGGTGGAGCTCCCAGGAGAGCGTGAACGACTCGCGACGACGGAACTTCGTGACGATCACGACCCTGAGATGGGCGAGCAGCCTGTCGTCGAACTCGAACTCCGAACCGTGCGGGCCGTAGATGAGCGTTCCCACGGGCATGCCTCCCTCGCGATGTCTTACCGGATGGTACTAAACCCGTTCGTCGTGCCGGGGACGATTATCCTGAGGGGGAGGAAAGGTGGGTGTGATGGCGCGGAAGCGTGGAGGTGGTCCGCGGTGGATCGCCACCGGCAAACCCATCGCCACCCCACCGCCCGTGCCGCGCGAGGAGATCGACGCCGCCATCGCCGACGGGCTGCTCATCGCGCGCTTCTCGGCGGTGCTCGCCCTGAAGAACCGGCTCATCGTCTCGGCGCTCCGCGACGACGAGTCGTTCGACCGCGACGAGGCGGCGCGCGCCTACTCCGAGGTGGCGGCCGAGCTCGCCGAGGAGCAGGAGCTGAACGCCGAGCACGCGAGCGAGCTCATCCAGCAGGTGATGAGCGACCCCGGCGTCGCCCGCCACGAGCACGACTACAAGTCGCGCGACGTCGAGCTGCTGGTGGCCCGCCGCGCCGTCTACTCCGAGGTCGCCAGACGGTTGCGCAGCGATGCGCTCGAGCCCGACATCGTCGCGGAGGTGGTGGAAGAGGCACGCAGCCGCGCGTGGGACGAGATCTCGCGCGAGGTCACCGCCCGCCTCGACGACACCCGTCGGGTCGAGGGGCTCGTGCTCGACGCCGACTACGCGCGCGACCGCGTCGAGCGCATGCGGCTGCTGCAGGAGCTCGACCTCTACGAGCTCGCCGAGGGCCGCCGCCGCCCCGCCCGCCGCCGCTCCCGCTAGCACCTGTCGGCGGGCCGCGGGTGAGGGGTACATTCGTGGCAGGAGGACGCCGTGGTCGATGAGGTCGCCGATGCTCTCGCGGGTTTCGCCGCGAGCCTGCGCCCGTCGGAGCGCGAGGTGGCCGCAGCGGCCGCCTCCGCCCGCGAGCTGGTGGCGCCGCTCGTCGCCGGCGGTCTCGCGCTCACCGCCCTCGACGCCGGGTCGTTCGCGCACGGCACCGCGGTGGCCGGCGCCAGCCTCTTCGATGCGATCGTGGTGCTGCGCGGGTCGCGGCCGCGCTCGCCGGCGAAGGCGCTCGAGGCGATGCTCGCCGGGCTCGACCCCGCCGCGGCCTCGACGGCCGAGGTGCAGGGCGACTCGCTCGTGGTGCCGGGCGATGCGGGGGCGGGTGCTGCGGGCATCCGTCTGCTCCCGGCTTACGAGCACGCGGCCGGCGGGGGGCCGGATGCGCCGGGCGCCACCGCCGCTGGCGTCTGGGTCGTCGACGCGGCGCGGCACTGGGTGCTGTGCCGGCCCGCCGCCCGTGGGGTGCTGCTGTCGCGCATAGACGACGACGGGTCGGTGCGCGAGCTGGTGCGGCTGCTGCTGGCCTGGAAGCACCGGCTCGGAGTTCCCGTCTCGTCGTACTACCTCGAGACGGTCGCCCTCCGTCAAGCGCTGCAGCAGCCCTCCTTCAACCGGCTCTGGGATCTGTGCTGGGTGTGGGAGGCGCTCGCCGACGCCGGACTGGTGGCGGTGCCCGACCCGTCGAGCCCGTCGCTGGTGCAGCCGGTGCGCGCGGCGCCGCGGCTCGCGGGGGCGATCGAGGCGGGCTACCCGGTGGAGCGCGCGGCCTCGAGCTCGCGGGGCGCGATCAACGCCTATCTCGACGGAGACGCCGCCACCACCACCGTCTACCTGCGGGCGCTGTTCGGCGAGGGCTTCCCCGAGCTCTGACCCCGTCCGTGCGAGCGCCACTCCTGGTACGGTCGGCGACATGACGACCCCGCCGCGCGCTGCGCTCGTGTACAACCCCGTGAAAGTCGATCTCGAGGCCCTCCGCGAGGCCGTGTCGGCCGAGGAGGCGACGGCAGGCTGGGGCGAGACGCTCTGGCTCGAGACCACCGAAGACGACCCGGGCCCCGGCCAGGCGAAGAAGGCGCTCGCCGAGAAGGTCGACCTTGTGATCGCCGCCGGGGGAGACGGCACGGTCCGCTCCGTGGCCGAGGTGCTACGCGGCTCGGGTGTGCCGCTCGCGCTGCTGCCCTCCGGCACGGGCAACCTCCTGGCACGCAACCTCGACCTCACCCTCGACGACACCGCCAACTCGCTCGAGACCGCGTTCCGGGGCGATGATCGTTCGATCGACCTCGGGGTCATCCGCATCCGTCACGAAGACGACTCTGTGTCGGAGCACGCCTACCTCGTCATGGCGGGCCTCGGTCTCGACGCGAAGATGCTCGCCGCCACCGACGACGAGCTGAAGGCCCGGGTGGGCTGGCTGGCCTACGTGAAGGCGATCGCGCAGGTGCTGCGCGACAAGAACCAGCTGCGCATCCGGTACAACCTCGACGGCAAGGGCAACCGCAGCGTGCGGGCGCACACCATCATGATCGGCAACTGCGGGTCGTTGCCCGCGAACATCCTGCTTCTTCCCGACGCCGCTGTCGACGACGGGCAGTTCGACATCGTGGTGCTCCGGCCCGAGGGCTTCATCGGGTGGGTGCAGATCATGGTGAAGGTGTTCTGGGAGAACGGCGTGCTGCGCCGCAACACCGTGGGCCGCAAGCTCATGGGCCTGACCAAGGAGGTGCGGGCGCTCAACTACCTCAAGGGGTCGTCGCTGACGCTGCGACTGCAGCGCCCTGAGGAGATCGAGCTCGACGGCGACGGGTTCGGCAAGGCCGTGGCGCTCAAGACCTGGGTCGACGCGGGCTCCCTCACCGTCAAGGTGCCCGCCGACGCCTGAGGTGTGACTCGCCTCGAGCGCCTACCCTAGGTCGACTCGCCGCGCAAGCCCCTTTAGTTCGGTGAACTTGTCGCTAGTCTGTCTAATAATCAGTCAGACGAAGTGGAGAAGTGGAGCAACGATGGCTCTCGTCACCGACATCCGGGCAGCGCGGTCGCACGCCGCTGTGTCACCCGTCACCCCCGAGGCGACCTCCGTCGCCGAGGTGACGTGGGCGAGCCCCGAGGCGAAGCTCTGGGTGGGCTCCCGCCGTGGGGAGTACGCCGGGATGATCGAGTACACGCAAGGTCATTTCGTCGTCGCCGGCCCGACCGGGCGCCGGCTCGGCAGCTACAGCGACCTCGCGCAGGCCATGGCCGTCGCCGAGCAGGGCGCGCGGCACTCCCGCCTCACCGAGACGCTGCTCTCGAACGTCGCCCTCGCGAGCGCCGTCATGGCCCTTTCGGTCGCCGGAGTCAGTCTCTCGATGATCGCTGCGTGACGGGTTCCCTCGCGCCTGCGGCGGCTGCCGCGTCGCGCGCGGCCCGTCCGCGCCGCTTCTCGCGGGGCCGTCTGGCGTAGTCCCTCGCCCGGCTGCTCGACAGCGCGATGAGGATGAGGATGTCGAGCGAGAGCCCGATGAGGTTCGTTCCGAGAGTGATCTGCACCCGGCCGTCGAGGTGGTCGATCGCGACGATGACGATGTTGATCGCGCTGAACGTCATGACCAGGATGCGCGCAACGTTGCTGCCGAGGAACACGAAGAGTCCGAACAGGAACTCCGCGATGCCGAAGGCGATCGCGCCCGCGACGAGGATCCACAGGGTGAGGTCGCGATCGACCTCCGCCGGCAGCTCGGAGCCGGTGTCGAGCTGGATGGCGTCGCGCACCGCCGTCCAGTCGAGCAGCACGGCGGCGACGAGGAGGACGGGCACGAAGGCCCGCAGCAGCACGACCACGCCGCCGAAGACCGTGGGGCCGGGCCGGCGCACCACCTTCGACGCCCGCGGCTCGATGCCCGCCACGTCGTGGTGCGGGGTGGGGACGACGACGCTCACCTCGGCGCGGCCCGCCGCCGACGGCGTCACCCGCCGCAGGTCGATCACCGGCAGGTCGCCGTCGGTGACGATCGCGTCGCCGCCGCCGTTGCGCGAGTGGTAGCCGGTGGCGAAGTCCTTCAGAACCCGCACACCCACCGCGGCGTCGGCGGCCTGCACCGTCTGCACGATGTGGTCGCGCTCGACGTCGGTGTTCTCGTCGATCTTGTGCGTGATCTGCAGCGTGAACAGCGAGAAGCCCACCGCTCGGTCGTAGGTGCCCGCCGCCAGCCAGTCGGTCTGGTGGCCGCCCGGCAGCAGCCAGCCCTCGGGGCAGCGCCAGAAGCGCACGTGGTGGCGCTTGGCCGGGTTGCCCTTCACCTCCTGCTGGTAGGCGAAGTCCTGGTTGCGGCCGAACAGCATGAGCGGGCTCACCGGGGCCTCGTCGTAGCTGCGCCGCAGCAGCGTCGACGTGACGATGCGCCAACCGCTGCGGAGCGACAGGTCGTCGGCCCTCGTCCATCCCGCGGCGAGCATCGCCGTGTGCAGCTGCTCCTCGCTGCCGAGGAGCCCGAGGTTCACCGGGTCGCCGAGCAGGCCGTCGCTCGTGCGGGTGCGCCCGATGAAGTAGTTCGGAACGTAGATGTTGGTGAGGATGCGGTGCAGGCGCGGCAGGGCGATGTACGCCACGAGCACCCAGAACAGCAGGTAGAACCAGATCTGCGCCCAGCCCGAGGCGAAGCCCTCGGTGAGCACGAGGTAGGCCAGCCACACCGAGGCCGCACCGGCGACCACGAAGAACACGTTGTCGAGCACGGCGTTGACGGAGAATCTTCGGCGTCGTCGCGGGGCGTGGCGCACCGAGCGATCGGCCTCCGTCAGCGTGTCGGGCATGGACACAGGGTATCGCTCGCGCTCGCCGCTCAGACCCTGGCCAGCGTGACCCTCGTCACGTAGGGGAGCTCGTAGCTCTCGCGGCCCGCCAGCTGCGGATGGGTGTCGAGGAGCTCGTCGAGCGAGGCCAGCAGCGTCGCCCGGTCGCCCGGAGCGAGCGCGATGACGTAGCTGCGCGAGCTGACCATGGCGACGAGCTGGTCGCGGTCGAGCCGGTTCACCCACGAGAACTCGGCGTAGGCGTCGCGGCGGAGCGGGGCGGCCAGAGGTGGGCGCACGGTGTCGAACTCCTCGGCGATCGACGAGCCGATGGTACGGCTGAGCGCCGCCACCCACTCGGTGTCCTCGTCGCGCACGTTCCACAGCAGCGCGAGCACGCCGCCCGGTCGCAGCACGCGGGCCACCTCCGAACTCGCCGCGGCCGGGTCGACCCAGTGCCAGGCCTGGGCCATCGTCACCAGATCGGCCGAGGCGGCGCCGACCGGAACGGCCTCCGCCGATCCCTCGAGCGCGATTACGCCCGGCAGTCGCGCCGCGAGCGTGTCGAGCATGGCGGCGTCGGGCTCGACGGCGGTGACGGATGCGGCACGGCCGACGAACGAGGCGGTGAGCTTGCCGGTGCCGGCCCCCAGATCGATCACGTCGGGGAGCGCCCCCTCGTCGGTGTCGACGTGGGAGAGGATCCACTCCACGGCGTCGTCGGGGTACCCGGGCCGTCCGAGCTCGTAGGCCGCGGCCTCGGTGCCGAAGACGCGAGCGTGCTGCTGGTCTTTCATGCCGTCAGTCTGGCACCGCAGGCTGGGCGGTGGGTGCCGGTCAGCGGCCGGAGCGCATGAAGTCCGACACCCGCTCGCCCACGAGAACCGCCGTGAGGGCCGGGCCGCGGCGCGGGGCAGTGGGCACGATCGAGAGGTCGGCGATGCGCAGCCCGTCGACCCCGTTCACCCGACCGACCCCGTCGGTCACCGCCGACGGCCCGCCGAATGCCGCGGTTCCGCAGCTGTGCAGTGCCGTGCCGAGATGGTCGAGGATCCAGGCGTCGAGCAGTTCGTCGTCGCCCACCACCGCCTCGTCGGGCAGCACCTCGGAGACGACGCCGTCGAAGGCGGGGGAGCAAAGCAGCCCCGCGGTGAGCCGCACCCCGGCGCGCAGGGCCGCACGATCACGGGCGTCGTCGAGGTAGCCGAGGTCGATGCGCGGCTCGGGTTCGCCGGTGCCCGCCACGAGACGGATGCGGCCCCGCGACCTCGAGGTCTGCAGCGCCACCAGCGCGGTCAGCCGTCGCGGCGTGCCGGGTGCTGTCGATGCAGCACCCGAGCCGGTGCCCGAGCCCGCATCCGCACCCGGGCCCGCGAGCAGCTCGGACATCGGTCGCGTGAGCGGGAGCACCTCGACCTCGTCGCCCGCCTCCCCGACCGCGGTGTTCACCACCACCTCCATGCTCGGCACCCGCTGCTGGGGCGGCCGCGACCCGTCGAGCCACGTCACCTGCACCTGCGGGTGGTCGCTCAGCCCCCGCCCCACCCGCGGCGAGTCGACCTCGCAGGAGACGCCGGCGGCGACGAGCTCGTCGCGCGGGCCGACGCCCGAGCGCAGCAGCAGCACGGGAGTGGCGAGCGCGCCGGCCGCGAGCACCACCTCGCGGGCGCGCACCGTCGACACGACGCCGTCGC carries:
- a CDS encoding MDR family MFS transporter, with amino-acid sequence MTTDPTTRTGEPPAEPARASAQPPVLTKRRVNLIFGALMVAMLLSALDQTILGTALPTIVGELDGVNHMLWVATAYILASTIVMPVYGKLGDLVGRKSLFVLALSVFVLGSVLGGFANSMEWLIAGRAVQGLGGGGLMILSQAIIADVIPARDRGKYMGFIGAVFGLSSVAGPLLGGLFTDVLSWRLAFWINVPLGIAAIVLAVMLIKLPKFPDAPRPVIDVAGMITLAIAASGLVLTASWGGTEYDWDSPVIIGMIVVTVLAALAFVLVERKSAEPVIPLSLFANRNFTLTTLAGLAIGIAMFGAIGYMPTFLQIVNSVNATVSGFMLLPMLAGLLITAIGGGFLVSKTGRYKWMPIVGSLLVAGALVLFSTMNAETPLPVILVYLTVLGLGLGLAMQVLVLVVQNSVPHSMVGTATAGNNFFREIGASLGSAIVGSLFVARLTEQLTSSAGSLGASASALPTDTNALTPAAINALPPELHSFIVDAYSTALSPVYLYLVPLMLVATLLLCFVKEIPLATTVVQPEGGAPAESGAVSAAAPAAESA
- a CDS encoding TetR/AcrR family transcriptional regulator, whose amino-acid sequence is MTTEPGLRERKKRETARAIEVAAVELAAELGLAETTVEAISARADVTSRTFFNYYAGKEDAVLGNSRAVPPPSLSDLQWRPGISIVAIVIDAVRDQIALVDVGDPELQRKRRELVHDNPQLLAKDFQSIGAIEADFVEQVARLLAEEGRVPAAEREDRAWAIVIFTGAVLRLAATSWSREGGHLRPLTHHIDAARELLLAVTSPETLP
- a CDS encoding ATP-dependent DNA ligase; protein product: MPVGTLIYGPHGSEFEFDDRLLAHLRVVIVTKFRRRESFTLSWELHRDSGGGRISLWLDPSIPLQFHFRGSREPTLNREWIEHLATIAGTTTGLVPLDEPK
- a CDS encoding diacylglycerol kinase family protein translates to MTTPPRAALVYNPVKVDLEALREAVSAEEATAGWGETLWLETTEDDPGPGQAKKALAEKVDLVIAAGGDGTVRSVAEVLRGSGVPLALLPSGTGNLLARNLDLTLDDTANSLETAFRGDDRSIDLGVIRIRHEDDSVSEHAYLVMAGLGLDAKMLAATDDELKARVGWLAYVKAIAQVLRDKNQLRIRYNLDGKGNRSVRAHTIMIGNCGSLPANILLLPDAAVDDGQFDIVVLRPEGFIGWVQIMVKVFWENGVLRRNTVGRKLMGLTKEVRALNYLKGSSLTLRLQRPEEIELDGDGFGKAVALKTWVDAGSLTVKVPADA
- a CDS encoding LssY C-terminal domain-containing protein, whose product is MPDTLTEADRSVRHAPRRRRRFSVNAVLDNVFFVVAGAASVWLAYLVLTEGFASGWAQIWFYLLFWVLVAYIALPRLHRILTNIYVPNYFIGRTRTSDGLLGDPVNLGLLGSEEQLHTAMLAAGWTRADDLSLRSGWRIVTSTLLRRSYDEAPVSPLMLFGRNQDFAYQQEVKGNPAKRHHVRFWRCPEGWLLPGGHQTDWLAAGTYDRAVGFSLFTLQITHKIDENTDVERDHIVQTVQAADAAVGVRVLKDFATGYHSRNGGGDAIVTDGDLPVIDLRRVTPSAAGRAEVSVVVPTPHHDVAGIEPRASKVVRRPGPTVFGGVVVLLRAFVPVLLVAAVLLDWTAVRDAIQLDTGSELPAEVDRDLTLWILVAGAIAFGIAEFLFGLFVFLGSNVARILVMTFSAINIVIVAIDHLDGRVQITLGTNLIGLSLDILILIALSSSRARDYARRPREKRRGRAARDAAAAAGAREPVTQRSSRD
- a CDS encoding class I SAM-dependent methyltransferase; amino-acid sequence: MKDQQHARVFGTEAAAYELGRPGYPDDAVEWILSHVDTDEGALPDVIDLGAGTGKLTASFVGRAASVTAVEPDAAMLDTLAARLPGVIALEGSAEAVPVGAASADLVTMAQAWHWVDPAAASSEVARVLRPGGVLALLWNVRDEDTEWVAALSRTIGSSIAEEFDTVRPPLAAPLRRDAYAEFSWVNRLDRDQLVAMVSSRSYVIALAPGDRATLLASLDELLDTHPQLAGRESYELPYVTRVTLARV
- a CDS encoding GMC family oxidoreductase, which translates into the protein MTAPGDEVWDVVVVGAGAAGCALAARLSEDPWRRVLVLEAGPFPSSAAAFPADALDAATIAGAGVGHPLNWAHDATLREGRPYSLARGRVAGGSTTINGGYFVRPRRADHEVWAGLGGREWSREACLPALERLETDAQYGTDALHGSSGPMPVTRAPIGPDGSGGTAGAAAFVRSARAAGLPFEADKNSEQPIGVGPLPMNLRDGERWNAALAYLLPPVGVAAGRPNLELRGETTVRRVVLRREGSRAGTPRAVGVEVVRDGVVSTVRAREVVLAAGALATPVLLLRSGVGPRDELVAAGVSCEVDSPRVGRGLSDHPQVQVTWLDGSRPPQQRVPSMEVVVNTAVGEAGDEVEVLPLTRPMSELLAGPGADAGSGTGSGAASTAPGTPRRLTALVALQTSRSRGRIRLVAGTGEPEPRIDLGYLDDARDRAALRAGVRLTAGLLCSPAFDGVVSEVLPDEAVVGDDELLDAWILDHLGTALHSCGTAAFGGPSAVTDGVGRVNGVDGLRIADLSIVPTAPRRGPALTAVLVGERVSDFMRSGR